Proteins encoded together in one Vigna angularis cultivar LongXiaoDou No.4 chromosome 5, ASM1680809v1, whole genome shotgun sequence window:
- the LOC108340582 gene encoding zinc finger CCCH domain-containing protein 13 isoform X1 — MVERKQFKTKLCVLYQRGRCNRHNCSFAHGSAELRRFPGSFSGRRDYLGNDLRDKLERRHLSPRRYSPAQDARGRQSIREYSPPRSLENESDRRHRRKQGITGQSDTSGNLKASDRVQDQAKERKMLSSGSRNTLEEQLKKVDSGISALQNRKFQLEVYLDESIQEVDSLNSRIQELEAQLCEEDEECKRITSRIRKFVRVHNHMSQLQDELKRSQVRLQRFGDQLVSDISKIGANEEDLSIDIVSNGENTGLLPIVKHNVEHNDASSHRKRLHIERDALEDLKQDRSKEGHSVETGRTKKRSRWNTSDQLNDESLRGPENGTEVIRALDPEGRHKRGNMQLKQPRIEVPSTSMAAHVADEDVDIELYNGNDINETANTENENGVAYKVKAALLMLPPALIPRSNYSQYEGNDENVDVDG, encoded by the exons gTAGGAGAGACTATTTAGGCAATGACTTGAGGGATAAACTTGAAAGAAGGCATTTATCTCCTCGAAGGTACTCACCAGCTCAAGATGCAAGAGGCCGCCAGAGCATCCGTG AATACAGTCCTCCAAGGTCTTTGGAGAACGAAAG TGACAGAAGACATAGGAGAAAACAGGGTATTACTGGTCAAAGTGATACTTCTGGAAATTTGAAAGCCTCAGATAGAGTTCAAGATCAagctaaagaaagaaaaatgctTTCCTCTGGTTCTAGGAATACACTTGAGGAGCAG CTGAAGAAAGTAGATTCAGGTATCAGTGCTCTACAGAACCGAAAATTCCAGCTGGAG GTCTACCTTGATGAGAGTATTCAAGAAGTGGATAGCCTTAATTCTAGAATTCAGGAGCTTGAAGCTCAATTATGCGAAGAGGATGAGGAGTGCAAAAG AATTACTTCAAGAATAAGGAAGTTTGTTAGAGTTCACAATCATATGTCACAGTTACAAGATGAACTGAAGAG ATCTCAAGTCCGACTTCAACGGTTTGGAGATCAGCTTGTCTCGGATATTTCTAAAATTGGTGCCAATGAAGAAGATTTAAGCATTGATATTGTCAGCAATGGTGAAAATACTGGTCTTCTTCCAATTGTCAAACATAATGTGGAGCATAATGATGCATCATCCCACAGAAAAAGGCTGCATATTGAACGAGATGCTTTGGAAGATTTAAAACAag ATAGATCAAAAGAGGGCCATTCGGTTGAGACAGGTAGAACTAAGAAGCGATCTCGGTGGAATACATCAGATCAATTGAATGATGAGTCTCTCAGGGGCCCAGAAAATGGAACTGAAGTTATTAGAGCTCTAGATCCTGAAGGCAGGCACAAGAGAGGA AATATGCAGTTGAAGCAACCTAGGATTGAAGTGCCATCAACTAGCATGGCAGCTCATGTGGCTGATGAGGACGTTGATATTGAACTTTACAACGGAAATGATATCAATGAAACTGCAAATACAGAAAATGAGAATGGAGTGGCATACAAGGTGAAGGCTGCACTGCTTATGCTTCCCCCAGCTTTGATACCTCGTAGCAATTATTCACAG TACGAGGGTAACGACGAGAATGTTGATGTGGATGGCTGA
- the LOC108340582 gene encoding zinc finger CCCH domain-containing protein 13 isoform X2 yields MVERKQFKTKLCVLYQRGRCNRHNCSFAHGSAELRRFPGSFSGRRDYLGNDLRDKLERRHLSPRRYSPAQDARGRQSIREYSPPRSLENESDRRHRRKQGITGQSDTSGNLKASDRVQDQAKERKMLSSGSRNTLEEQLKKVDSGISALQNRKFQLEVYLDESIQEVDSLNSRIQELEAQLCEEDEECKRITSRIRKFVRVHNHMSQLQDELKRSQVRLQRFGDQLVSDISKIGANEEDLSIDIVSNGENTGLLPIVKHNVEHNDASSHRKRLHIERDALEDLKQDRSKEGHSVETGRTKKRSRWNTSDQLNDESLRGPENGTEVIRALDPEGRHKRGLKQPRIEVPSTSMAAHVADEDVDIELYNGNDINETANTENENGVAYKVKAALLMLPPALIPRSNYSQYEGNDENVDVDG; encoded by the exons gTAGGAGAGACTATTTAGGCAATGACTTGAGGGATAAACTTGAAAGAAGGCATTTATCTCCTCGAAGGTACTCACCAGCTCAAGATGCAAGAGGCCGCCAGAGCATCCGTG AATACAGTCCTCCAAGGTCTTTGGAGAACGAAAG TGACAGAAGACATAGGAGAAAACAGGGTATTACTGGTCAAAGTGATACTTCTGGAAATTTGAAAGCCTCAGATAGAGTTCAAGATCAagctaaagaaagaaaaatgctTTCCTCTGGTTCTAGGAATACACTTGAGGAGCAG CTGAAGAAAGTAGATTCAGGTATCAGTGCTCTACAGAACCGAAAATTCCAGCTGGAG GTCTACCTTGATGAGAGTATTCAAGAAGTGGATAGCCTTAATTCTAGAATTCAGGAGCTTGAAGCTCAATTATGCGAAGAGGATGAGGAGTGCAAAAG AATTACTTCAAGAATAAGGAAGTTTGTTAGAGTTCACAATCATATGTCACAGTTACAAGATGAACTGAAGAG ATCTCAAGTCCGACTTCAACGGTTTGGAGATCAGCTTGTCTCGGATATTTCTAAAATTGGTGCCAATGAAGAAGATTTAAGCATTGATATTGTCAGCAATGGTGAAAATACTGGTCTTCTTCCAATTGTCAAACATAATGTGGAGCATAATGATGCATCATCCCACAGAAAAAGGCTGCATATTGAACGAGATGCTTTGGAAGATTTAAAACAag ATAGATCAAAAGAGGGCCATTCGGTTGAGACAGGTAGAACTAAGAAGCGATCTCGGTGGAATACATCAGATCAATTGAATGATGAGTCTCTCAGGGGCCCAGAAAATGGAACTGAAGTTATTAGAGCTCTAGATCCTGAAGGCAGGCACAAGAGAGGA TTGAAGCAACCTAGGATTGAAGTGCCATCAACTAGCATGGCAGCTCATGTGGCTGATGAGGACGTTGATATTGAACTTTACAACGGAAATGATATCAATGAAACTGCAAATACAGAAAATGAGAATGGAGTGGCATACAAGGTGAAGGCTGCACTGCTTATGCTTCCCCCAGCTTTGATACCTCGTAGCAATTATTCACAG TACGAGGGTAACGACGAGAATGTTGATGTGGATGGCTGA
- the LOC108340582 gene encoding zinc finger CCCH domain-containing protein 13 isoform X3 has translation MQEAARASVADVFILQRLNEYSPPRSLENESDRRHRRKQGITGQSDTSGNLKASDRVQDQAKERKMLSSGSRNTLEEQLKKVDSGISALQNRKFQLEVYLDESIQEVDSLNSRIQELEAQLCEEDEECKRITSRIRKFVRVHNHMSQLQDELKRSQVRLQRFGDQLVSDISKIGANEEDLSIDIVSNGENTGLLPIVKHNVEHNDASSHRKRLHIERDALEDLKQDRSKEGHSVETGRTKKRSRWNTSDQLNDESLRGPENGTEVIRALDPEGRHKRGNMQLKQPRIEVPSTSMAAHVADEDVDIELYNGNDINETANTENENGVAYKVKAALLMLPPALIPRSNYSQYEGNDENVDVDG, from the exons ATGCAAGAGGCCGCCAGAGCATCCGTG GCTGATGTCTTCATTCTTCAAAGATTGAATG AATACAGTCCTCCAAGGTCTTTGGAGAACGAAAG TGACAGAAGACATAGGAGAAAACAGGGTATTACTGGTCAAAGTGATACTTCTGGAAATTTGAAAGCCTCAGATAGAGTTCAAGATCAagctaaagaaagaaaaatgctTTCCTCTGGTTCTAGGAATACACTTGAGGAGCAG CTGAAGAAAGTAGATTCAGGTATCAGTGCTCTACAGAACCGAAAATTCCAGCTGGAG GTCTACCTTGATGAGAGTATTCAAGAAGTGGATAGCCTTAATTCTAGAATTCAGGAGCTTGAAGCTCAATTATGCGAAGAGGATGAGGAGTGCAAAAG AATTACTTCAAGAATAAGGAAGTTTGTTAGAGTTCACAATCATATGTCACAGTTACAAGATGAACTGAAGAG ATCTCAAGTCCGACTTCAACGGTTTGGAGATCAGCTTGTCTCGGATATTTCTAAAATTGGTGCCAATGAAGAAGATTTAAGCATTGATATTGTCAGCAATGGTGAAAATACTGGTCTTCTTCCAATTGTCAAACATAATGTGGAGCATAATGATGCATCATCCCACAGAAAAAGGCTGCATATTGAACGAGATGCTTTGGAAGATTTAAAACAag ATAGATCAAAAGAGGGCCATTCGGTTGAGACAGGTAGAACTAAGAAGCGATCTCGGTGGAATACATCAGATCAATTGAATGATGAGTCTCTCAGGGGCCCAGAAAATGGAACTGAAGTTATTAGAGCTCTAGATCCTGAAGGCAGGCACAAGAGAGGA AATATGCAGTTGAAGCAACCTAGGATTGAAGTGCCATCAACTAGCATGGCAGCTCATGTGGCTGATGAGGACGTTGATATTGAACTTTACAACGGAAATGATATCAATGAAACTGCAAATACAGAAAATGAGAATGGAGTGGCATACAAGGTGAAGGCTGCACTGCTTATGCTTCCCCCAGCTTTGATACCTCGTAGCAATTATTCACAG TACGAGGGTAACGACGAGAATGTTGATGTGGATGGCTGA